The window CGGCGCGGAGAACCAGCTCGTGTTCGAGCTGCGTCCCGCGCACAACCCGACGCGCGCCTATGGCTTCGTCAATTCGGTGATCAGCCTGAAGGATCTGTCGGCGTCGATCTGGACGTGGTATCGCGAAGGCGACACGTGGGCCGCACGCAAGGTCATCGAGATTCCGGCCGAGCCCGCCGATCCCGATTTGCTGCCGCCGATGCTCAAGAGCTTCGGCGCCGTGCCGCCGCTCGTGACGGACATCGCGCTCTCGCTCGACGACCGCTTCCTCTACGTGTCGTGCTGGGGCACGGGCGACCTGAAGCAGTACGACGTCTCCGATCCGCACTCGCCGAAGCTCACGGGCAGCGTGCGGATCGGCGGCATCGCGGCGCGCGCGACGCATCCGAAAGCGGACGGACGCCGGCTCAACGGCGGCCCGCAAATGGTCGAGGTGAGCCGCGACGGCAGCCGCGTCTACTTCACGAACTCGCTATACGGCGCGATCGACGAGCAGTTCTATCCCGACGGCGTCGATGGCTGGATGGTGAAGCTCGATACGTCGCCTTCGGGCGGATTGTCGTTCGACGAAAAATTCTTCATCGAATGGCCCGAGACGCACCGGCCGCATCAGATCCGCCTCGAAGGCGGCGACGCGTCGTCCGATTCGTATTGCTATCCCTAAGTTACGGACGAACGCTGACGAAAGATCAAGCATCACGGACATGGACAGCCTCTTCCAAGCCTCCGCGACGACGTGGGCCGCCATCGTCGGCAGCGGCGTGTTTCATGGCGTCAATCCGGCGATGGGCTGGCTCTTCGCAACCGCGCTCGGCATGCAGCGCGGCAGCCGCGCCGCGGTGTTGATGGCGCTTCCGCCCATCGCGCTCGGGCATGCCGCGGCGATTCTGCTCTTCACGACCTCCGCCGCCGCGCTCGGCTCGTGGCCCAGCCTATCGACAGCGCTGCCGCTCCATCTGCTGCTCGGCGCGCTGTTGATCGGCTGGGCCGTTTATCAGCATCTGTATGGGCATCGGCATCGCGTGCGCGTCGGCATGACGGCGGGATTCGCGGGGCTCGCCGCGTGGTCGGCGGTCATGGCCACGCTGCATGGCGCCGGGCTGATGCTGATGCCCGTCGTGCTGCCGCTGTGCGGCGCCTCCGGCACGGCAAGCGCCGCCGGCTTGCTCGTGCCGCTGCAATTCACCGTCGCTCACACCGTGGTAACGCTCGTCACGACCGGGGCGATCGCGCTCGTCGCCTACGAGTATCTGGGACTCGGCGTGCTTCGACGCGGCTGGATCAATTTCGACTGGCTCTGGTGCGGAGCACTCGCCACGACAGGGGCGGTGCTCATTGCGAGCGGCTAAGGTCGCAAAGACACGCCGCAAATCTAGCGGTCGCGGCCTGCTGGCCCTGGCTCTTGCGTTCGACGAGACCGATCTCGCGGTGGAAGCCCGCTTCGCCGAGCGCGATCGTTGCCACCGTATCCGGTATCTGCAACGCGGACGATTGCGGCACGATCGCGACGCCCGCACCATGCGCAACGAGCCCGACGATGCCCTGCAACTCGTCCAGCTCGACCGCCTCGTGCACCGTCAAGCGCGCTTTGCGCAGGAAACGGTCGACTAGGCGTCCGCCAAATGAATTCCGGTCGTAGCGGACAAACGGCTCCGAGCGCAGCAGCTCGCGCCAGGGACGCTCAGCCGCTTCGCGCGGCGCGAGCAGCACGAAAGGCTCGGCAAGCAGCGTGCTCCATTTCAGCTCGGCCGGCATCGCGAACGGCGGCTTGATCATCACGGCGGCATCGAGTTCGCCCGCGTCGACCTGCGCGAGCAGATTGAGCGACACGCCGGGAATCACGCGCACGCGCCAGCCGGGCGCCTCGCGCCGGAACCGCGCGATGGCCGGCACGAGAAACGACGTTTGTGCCGACGCGATCGCCCCGACGCGCAACACGCCGAAACGCTCGGCCGTGCCGCCTCGTCCCGCGAGCTTTCCATAGACCGACAACAACTCTTCGGCGACCTCGACCGTCTGCCGGCCTGCGGCGTTGAGCATCGCGGAACGGCCGGTCCGGTCGAACAGCGGGAAGCCGAGGTCGTCCTCGAGCCGCTGGATCTGGGCGCTGACGGCCGATTGCGTCAGGCCGATATGCGCGCCCGCGCTCGCAAACGTGCCGTAGCGCACGACCGCCAGAAAGGTTTTCAGCTCTCGCACCATCGCTTGGATTGATCGAAAATTTTGTTGCTCACAGCGAAAAGATATCGTTTTTCATTGATTTTTGTCATCACTAGACTCGGTTTTATCAGGTAACCGCGTCACACCACGCCGCGCGGGAAGCGCCGCGACACGCTAGCAGCGCCGCACCGTGCGAGGCTTTCTCTCCAACCATGGGCCCAACATGAGCACGACGACCGCAGTCATTCCCCCGTTTCACCTTGCCTTTCCGGTTCACAGCATCGCCGCCGCGCGCGAGTTCTACGGCGACCTGCTCGGCTGCCCGGAAGGACGCAGCGCCGACGACTGGGTCGACTTCAACTTCTACGGCCACCAGATCGTCGCGCACCTCGCGCCCGAGGAAGCGGGCCACCGCAAGACGAGCGCCGTCGACGGCGACGCGGTGCCGGTCCGCCACTTCGGCGTCGTTCTGCCGATGGAAGAATGGCAAGCCGCCGCAGACAAGCTGACCGCCGCGGGCGTCGCGTTCATCATCGAGCCGCATATCCGCTTCAAAGGCGAAGTCGGCGAGCAAGCGACGATGTTCTTCCTCGATCCGTCGGGCAACGCGCTCGAGATCAAGGCATTCGCCGATATCGCGTCGCTGTTTGCGAAGTAAGTTGCGATGAACGCCCGTAGCCCGGCGCGCATCGAGATCGAGCCGGCCTCGGCCTGGCGCATCGTGCCGTCCGGCGACTGCTGCTTGATCGTCGAGTTCGACGCGATCGATCCGGCCGCCGCGAATCGCAGCGTGCGCGCCGCGGCGCTCCGCTTGCGCGGCGCCGCGCTGCCGGGCGTCACTGAAATCGTCCCCGCGCTCACCACGCTGGGCGTGCATTACCGGCCTTACGCGGTGGCGTCGTCGAACAGCAAGGCGTCGCCCTGCACCGCGCTAGCCGACGCGCTCGCCGCGATGCTGTCGAACCTCGAGTGCGAGCACGAGCACCGGGCGAACGTGCTCGAGATCCCCGTTTGCTACGGCGGCGACTACGGGCCCGATCTCGAGGACGTTGCCGCGGCATGCGGGCTCACGCCTGCCGAAGTCATCGAGCTGCACTGCGCCGAGCCCGTCGACGTGATGATGCTCGGCTTCGCGCCCGGCCACCCTTATATCGGCCGCTTCGATGCGCGGCTGGCGCCGCCGCGGCGATCCACGCCGCGCACGTCTGTGCCGGCGGGCTCGATCGGGCTCGCGAACCGCCAATCGGTGATCTATCCGATGAGCCTGCCGGGCGGCTGGAACCTGATCGGCAGAACGCCTTTCGACATGTTCGAACCGCATCGCGGGCAGCCGTGCCTGCTCAAGGCGGGCGACCGCGTGCGCTTCGTGCCGGTCGATGTCGCGCAATTCGATGTCCTGCTGTTTGCGGCGCAGGCCGTCGAAGGAGCGCCGTGATGTCCATCGAAGTGCTCAAGCCCGGTGCGCTCACGACGTTTCAGGATCTCGGCCGGACCGGCTATCAGCAATTCGGCATCCCGGTCAACGGCGTGATGGACGAGCGCGCGCACCGTCTCGCGAACCTGCTCGCCGGCAACGATCCCGGCGACGCGACGCTCGAAATCACGCTGATCGGGCCGACGCTGCGAATGCTTGCGGACGTGACCATCGCGCTGTGCGGCGCGGACCTCGAGCCGATGGCCGACGGCGAGGCCGTGCCGCTCAACGAAGCGGTGCCTTTACCAACCGGCACCGAACTCAGCTTCGGCCAGCGGCGCAGCGGCGTGCGCGCGTATCTGGCCGTGCGCGGCGGATTCGCGCTCGAGCCGGTCATGGGCAGTTGCAGCACGTTCGTGCGCGGCGGCTATGGCGGACATCGCGGCAGGCCGCTGCGCAAGGGGGATGTGATCGCCGTGCGCGAGCGCGGCGCGTCGAACGCGGCGCCGCCGAGCGCCGCGAGCATGCCCACGTTTCCCAATGACGTGATTGGAGCACCCGGCGCCCCGCTGCGCGTCATCGCGGGCCGCGAATGGCCGCTGTTCTCCGCCGACGCGCAATGCGCATTCGCCAACACGCCGTATCGAATTGGCGCGCAATCGGACCGCATGGGCTATCGCCTTGAAGGCGAGCCCCTGGCGCTGGGTACGGCGCGGCAGATGATGTCGGAAGCCGTCGGCTTCGGCACGATCCAGGTGCCGTCCGACGGGCAACCGATCGTGCTGATGGCGGACCGTCAAACGACGGGCGGCTATCCGAAGATCGCTCATGTGTGTGCCGTCGATCTGCCGCGCCTTGCCCAGACCATGCCCGGCGAATCGGTGCGTTTCGAAATGATCGGCCTCGACGAGGCTCAGCGCTTATTGGCGCAGCAGGAACGAGCCTTCGCGAAAGTCGAAACGCGCTTCGGCGTTTAGCAGCACCGCGCGGCGCGCACCTTTTTGCAACATGCCGAATCAGACCGCCACATTCATCATATTGTTAGTTATACGAACAATATTATTGAACGAATTTTGAGCACTGTAGTTTGTGTATGTCGAGCGCATTTTGACCTGGTAGCCACCCTTCGACTACCGCCTCTAGATCCGGAGCCTCGCCCAATGTCCAACGTCCCCGCCACCCTGTTCACGCCGGAGGCCGACACGCCGCCGCATGTCGCGACAATGCTCGCACGCAAAGCGGCAGCAGCCGCTGCCGCCGGAAGCGCGATCGAGTACTACGAATTCGGTGTCTACGGCTACATGGCCGCTGTCATCGGGCCGCTGTTCTTTCCCGGCGGCAACGCCACGGCGTCGCTGCTCGCGATCCTCGCGGTGTTCGGCAGCGCGTTCCTGATGCGGCCGGTCGGCGGCATCGTGCTCGGCTGGCTCGGCGACCGCTATGGCCGCAAGGCGGTGCTGCTCGTCACCGTGATCGGCATGGGTATCGCGACGGGCGCAGTCGGCGTGCTGCCCGTGGCGGCCACAGCGGGCATCGCCGCGCCGCTCCTGCTGCTCGCGATCCGTCTCGCGCAAGGCTTCTTTGCCGGCGGCGAAGTGACCGGCGCGGCGGCCTATGTTGCCGAATCGGTGCCCGCCGGCCGGCGCGGCTTCTACGGCGCGTTCACGCCGGTCGGCGTCGCGGTGGGCGGCGCGCTGGCCGCGTCCGTGTGCGGCATCACGACCGGCGCGTTGAGCGCCCAGCAATTGCACGATTGGGGCTGGCGTGTGCCGTTCCTCATGGCCATTCCGATGGTCGCGATTTCGGCCACGGTACGCCGGCGCATCGACGAATCGCTTGCCTTCGCGCGAAGCCTGCGCGAGAGCGAGCCGCCGAAAGCGCCTCTCAAGGAAGTGCTCGATGCGCACGTGCCCGCGCTGGTCAAGGTGTTCCTGCTCTCGCTCGGACAGAACATGGGCTACTGGGTTGGTTTCGTGTTCATGAACCTCTACCTGACCACCTACCTGAAGTACGACAAGACGACCGTGTTCTGGATCATGGCGTTCGTGAGCCTCACGATGGCCGTGACGATGCCCTTCTTCGGCGCGCTGTCGGACCGGCTCGGCCGCCGCACGGTGCTCGCAGCCGGGTTCGTCGCCTATGCCGCGCTCGTGTTCCCGATGATGAAGCTGATGAACCATCAGAATATCGGCCTCGCGTTTCTCGCGATGGTGATCGTCGCGCTGCCGATGCCCATCGTGCAGTCCGTCGGCTATCCGACCTACGCGGAGCAGTTCCCCACGCGCGTGCGCTACACGGGCATGGCGTTCAGCTTCAACTTCGGTGCGATTCTC is drawn from Trinickia violacea and contains these coding sequences:
- a CDS encoding VOC family protein, giving the protein MSTTTAVIPPFHLAFPVHSIAAAREFYGDLLGCPEGRSADDWVDFNFYGHQIVAHLAPEEAGHRKTSAVDGDAVPVRHFGVVLPMEEWQAAADKLTAAGVAFIIEPHIRFKGEVGEQATMFFLDPSGNALEIKAFADIASLFAK
- a CDS encoding LysR family transcriptional regulator; translation: MVRELKTFLAVVRYGTFASAGAHIGLTQSAVSAQIQRLEDDLGFPLFDRTGRSAMLNAAGRQTVEVAEELLSVYGKLAGRGGTAERFGVLRVGAIASAQTSFLVPAIARFRREAPGWRVRVIPGVSLNLLAQVDAGELDAAVMIKPPFAMPAELKWSTLLAEPFVLLAPREAAERPWRELLRSEPFVRYDRNSFGGRLVDRFLRKARLTVHEAVELDELQGIVGLVAHGAGVAIVPQSSALQIPDTVATIALGEAGFHREIGLVERKSQGQQAATARFAACLCDLSRSQ
- a CDS encoding MFS transporter; translated protein: MSNVPATLFTPEADTPPHVATMLARKAAAAAAAGSAIEYYEFGVYGYMAAVIGPLFFPGGNATASLLAILAVFGSAFLMRPVGGIVLGWLGDRYGRKAVLLVTVIGMGIATGAVGVLPVAATAGIAAPLLLLAIRLAQGFFAGGEVTGAAAYVAESVPAGRRGFYGAFTPVGVAVGGALAASVCGITTGALSAQQLHDWGWRVPFLMAIPMVAISATVRRRIDESLAFARSLRESEPPKAPLKEVLDAHVPALVKVFLLSLGQNMGYWVGFVFMNLYLTTYLKYDKTTVFWIMAFVSLTMAVTMPFFGALSDRLGRRTVLAAGFVAYAALVFPMMKLMNHQNIGLAFLAMVIVALPMPIVQSVGYPTYAEQFPTRVRYTGMAFSFNFGAILGGGVTPYIATALIGKTGDLLMPAYLLAGGAIMSLFVLLRVKETAGHRAHRSVRLSVAK
- a CDS encoding biotin-dependent carboxyltransferase family protein, giving the protein MSIEVLKPGALTTFQDLGRTGYQQFGIPVNGVMDERAHRLANLLAGNDPGDATLEITLIGPTLRMLADVTIALCGADLEPMADGEAVPLNEAVPLPTGTELSFGQRRSGVRAYLAVRGGFALEPVMGSCSTFVRGGYGGHRGRPLRKGDVIAVRERGASNAAPPSAASMPTFPNDVIGAPGAPLRVIAGREWPLFSADAQCAFANTPYRIGAQSDRMGYRLEGEPLALGTARQMMSEAVGFGTIQVPSDGQPIVLMADRQTTGGYPKIAHVCAVDLPRLAQTMPGESVRFEMIGLDEAQRLLAQQERAFAKVETRFGV
- the pxpB gene encoding 5-oxoprolinase subunit PxpB, whose translation is MNARSPARIEIEPASAWRIVPSGDCCLIVEFDAIDPAAANRSVRAAALRLRGAALPGVTEIVPALTTLGVHYRPYAVASSNSKASPCTALADALAAMLSNLECEHEHRANVLEIPVCYGGDYGPDLEDVAAACGLTPAEVIELHCAEPVDVMMLGFAPGHPYIGRFDARLAPPRRSTPRTSVPAGSIGLANRQSVIYPMSLPGGWNLIGRTPFDMFEPHRGQPCLLKAGDRVRFVPVDVAQFDVLLFAAQAVEGAP